TTCATGGTTATAATGGTAAGGCAAAATCAATGACGAGATATGTTCGGAACTTTTATGAAAAAGGCTACAACGTGCTCGCACCAGATCTTCGTGGGCATGGAGAAAGTGAAGGAAATTATATAGGTATGGCTTGGCACGATCGCAAAGATATGTTACTGTGGATTGATCAAATCGTGAAAAAGGATCATGAAGCAGAAATTGTTTTATTCGGTGTATCAATGGGTGGAGCAACAGTCATGATGACATCGGGAGAAGAGTTACCATCAAACGTGAAAGTAATTGTAGAAGATTGTGGTTACTCGTCAGTAAGTGATGTGTTTGTGTATCAGCTTGACGATCTTTTCGGTTTACCTGAATTTCCTGTTATGAATGCAGCGAATACGGTAACGAACTTTCGCGCCGGATATGATTTATATGATGCATCTGCTATAGAGCAAGTTTCCAAAAGTGTAACACCTATGCTATTTATCCATGGCGATGCTGACACGTTTGTCCCGTACAAAATGCTGGATAAAGTCTATAAGGCAGCAAATGTGGAGAAAGAAAAGCTGGTTATCTCAGGCGCTAATCATGGAGATGCAGAGAAGGTGGATCCTGAGGCTTATTGGGGTACTGTGTGGGGATTTGTTAATCGCTATATAAATTAATTGCTAAAAAGGTGTAAGTTATAAAGACTTACACCTTTTTAATCTTAAGTTATTTAATAATCGAATCATATACATCATCAACCACTTCATCATCTTGAATATCAAATTCCATTCTTAGGTTATAACGAATGATTTCTTTGTTTACTGATCCTTCAATCACTTCTACTTTACTTGTTTTCAACCAATGGGCAATCAATTGAATTTGATCTTTATAATTTAAAACTTTCACACTAAACGCTCCTTCAGGTAATAATCGTATTTATAAAGTTTGCGTATTGTTCCATTTTTATACATTTGAACGTGAAACCCGCAAGGATAAAGTTTTTATGGTAAAATTATGTAAAGTACAGGAAATTAAAAGTAAATTTCGTGAGTGTCCATTTGACTCATGAATATGATATAAAGATAGATTATAATAATCAAAGAATGAAAGAACTAGGAGCAAATACAAATGAACAAACATAACAGCAAGTACAGATGGGTCGTTTTTGCCTCCGTCCTATTCACCTATTTTCTCATAGTTAGTCAAAGAACGGCACCGGGCTTAATTACAGCTCAATTAATGAAGGATTTTCATGTAACAGCTGCAACAATTGGCATGATTGCAAGTATTCAGTTTGTCGCATATGCAGGTTTACAGGTTCCGATTGGAATTTTATCAGATCGGTTTGGACCTAATTTTTTCCTCATTGTTGGAACGTTTTTAACTGGAATTGGAACTTTGATTTATAGTGTTGCACCTAATGAAATTGTGCTTCTTGTGGCAAGGTTAATTGTTGGAACCGGTGATTCAGCTATTTGGGTTAACTTAGTTTTAATTTTAAGTCAATGGTTCAAAGGAAATGAGTTTGTTAAATTAATTGGAATGGCTGGAATGGCTGGAAGTCTTGGTTTTTTTCTTGCATCGGTACCATTTTCTATATTCATAGGATTAACAGGTTGGAGAACTTCCTTTTTATCAATGGGTATCCTTTTATGTTTAAGTGGACTACTTCTTTATATAGTTCTGGTTCATCGTCCAAAAAAATGATGAAAAATCATCATTCAACTCAACCTTCTGCAAAGAAAACCAGTTCCTCACCTGAAAAAACAATGATGATATTAAAGCGTATTTTTTCAACTCGTCAAGCATGGGCAGCTTTCTTCTGTCACTTTGGTGCTGTTGGTACATATGTGGGGTTCATTGGTTCATGGGATTGTACCATATGGAATGAATGTGTTTGATATGTCGCTTTCTAGTGCAAGTCAATTGATTATGTATGGTCTTGTTGGGGCGATCATTGGAGCACCTTTAACAACCTGGATCTCAAGTAGAATTCATTCTATTAAAAAACCTTATATGATTGTTCATTCTATTATCTTTCTTAGCTGGTCGTCATTTCTCTTATTTAGTGGAAAGCCACCATTTTTTATGATCGTTCTCTTGTTTTTCATGATTGGTTATGGAAACGGTGCAAGTACCTTAACCTTTGCCATTGTCCGCCAATCTTTTGATCCGAAAGAGGTAGGAGTTGCAACGGGTTTTGCTAATATGGGTGGTTTTTTAAGTGCTGTTTTATTACCAAGTATTTTTGGTAAAGTATTAGACTATTTTCAGGCATCTGAAAGCAATATCGGTTATTTCTATGGATTTATAATTCCTGTGGTTTTTTCGTTAATAGGTTTATTTGGTGGATATCTTATTAAAGAACAACGTCAGGAGGTTATGCAATCTAAGGGGTTAACCTATTAATTAGCATAAAAAGTTGATTAAGCACGATTAAAAATCTCCCTAATTAGGAGATTTTTTTATGGTCTTAAATTTAAAATTGGTCCTTTGGAAAATGCAAAATAAAACAAGGAGTATCAAAACTAGTGTAGAAGATACATAATGAACTATGAAAGGGCAAAATACTAGGAGGTACTTATGAGCAGATTAGTCCATTTCGAAATTCATGTAGATAACATGGATCGAGCTAAAAAATTTTATGGTGAGGTTTTTGGTTGGTCATTCCAAGATTGGAGTGAATTTGCTGGGATGCCTTATTTCGGTGCGGTAACAGGTAGTGAGGATGGCCGGTATTAATGGCGCTTTAATGCAACGTCAAAGTTCTGCTCCAGAACAAAACCAGCCTCTAAACGGCTATGCATGTACAATGGGAGTAGAAGATTACGATTCCACGGAAGCTAAAATTTTGGAACAAGGTGGCAAGGTAGCGATGCCTAAATATGCCCTCCCTGGTATGGCTTGGCAAGGATATTATATAGATACGGAAGGAAATATTTTTGGTTTACACCAACGTGATGTAAATGCAAAATAGAGATAAAAGGTATTTGAACCTGCACCTCTGGTGTAAAGGACAAACACCTTTTCCTTGTCCTTATCAAGAAATAAAAAGGAGAAAGATGTAGTGATAAATAAAGTTGGAAAAGTAACGGTTTATGTACAAGATCAAGAACAGGCAAAAGAATTCTGGGTTAATAAACTCGGGTTTATCTTAAAGTTGGAACAACCAATGGGACCGAACGCTACGTGGATTGAGGTTGGACCTAGTGATGATGAATTTACGACATTGGTTCTTTATTCAAAGTCAGCTATGGAGCAGCAACAACCTTCAAAAGTTGCTCATCCTTCGATTCTATTTAGCACAACAGATGTTGAATCAGCGTATGAAGAAATGAAACAAAATGGTGTAAAAGTAGGGGACATGTTAAAAATGCCGTTCGGCACAATGTTTAGTTTCTATGATCAAGATGACAATGAATATTTATTAAGAGAAGATAAATAAAATACAGGAGTTAACACTCATGAAAGATCCCATCCTATAAATAGGCTCGAAGATGGGATTTCTTCATGAAAGAGTAGAAAGCAGGGGAAGTTATGAATATTTTATATGTCGAAGACGAGGAAGAGCTAGGAGTATGGGTTTATCAGGATTTAACCAAGAGAGGTTATCAAGTAACTTGGTTAAAAAGTGGAGAATGTGCTCTAGAGCGAGCTGAGGACTTAGATCTTGCTATCCTTGATGTTATGCTACCTGGATTAGACGGCTTTTCTATTGGAAAGAGATTAAAAAAGGCATCACCAAAGCTGCCAATCATCATGCTATCAGCGCGTTCACAAGTAGATGATAAGCTAGAAGGATTGCAATTTGCAGATGATTATATGACAAAACCGTTTCATCCAGATGAGCTTGCTGCAAGAATTAGTGTACTGTTACGTCGCTTTGATAAAATTATGCCAACTGTGGTAAAAATACAGCATTTGCGATATTATCCAAAGCAATATCAGCTGTTTGATGATGAACTTCAGGAAGAAATCATTTTAACCTCAAAGCAGCTGCAAATTTTTGATTATCTATTAAAACATACCGGTCAAATTATGACTA
This Metabacillus endolithicus DNA region includes the following protein-coding sequences:
- a CDS encoding alpha/beta hydrolase, encoding MKKKLIITGSICAFLLVAAYFFVGNYFYNFALNVDREKEFLEDNPNLQQSDAVVASVAEEAELADDEFKQKYSPSKLGIVSSDKEQLKLNALVYENEQADHKWAIVVHGYNGKAKSMTRYVRNFYEKGYNVLAPDLRGHGESEGNYIGMAWHDRKDMLLWIDQIVKKDHEAEIVLFGVSMGGATVMMTSGEELPSNVKVIVEDCGYSSVSDVFVYQLDDLFGLPEFPVMNAANTVTNFRAGYDLYDASAIEQVSKSVTPMLFIHGDADTFVPYKMLDKVYKAANVEKEKLVISGANHGDAEKVDPEAYWGTVWGFVNRYIN
- a CDS encoding response regulator transcription factor produces the protein MNILYVEDEEELGVWVYQDLTKRGYQVTWLKSGECALERAEDLDLAILDVMLPGLDGFSIGKRLKKASPKLPIIMLSARSQVDDKLEGLQFADDYMTKPFHPDELAARISVLLRRFDKIMPTVVKIQHLRYYPKQYQLFDDELQEEIILTSKQLQIFDYLLKHTGQIMTKEQIYESIWEADFFEGDKTLMVHIRYLREKIEKDPAKPTIIETIRGIGYRLKQ
- a CDS encoding VOC family protein; the protein is MINKVGKVTVYVQDQEQAKEFWVNKLGFILKLEQPMGPNATWIEVGPSDDEFTTLVLYSKSAMEQQQPSKVAHPSILFSTTDVESAYEEMKQNGVKVGDMLKMPFGTMFSFYDQDDNEYLLREDK